One part of the Moorena sp. SIOASIH genome encodes these proteins:
- a CDS encoding type II toxin-antitoxin system HigB family toxin codes for MCIDAGDQRGYQMHVISYRRLREFSEKHADCHDALDNWYKIANQATWSNLVEVQSVFRKAEAVGNFTVFNIKGNKYRLIVSIDYEKHLIYIKYILNHAEYDYNNWKNDPYF; via the coding sequence TTGTGTATAGATGCAGGGGACCAAAGAGGATATCAAATGCATGTGATCAGCTATCGACGTTTGCGGGAATTTAGTGAAAAACACGCTGATTGCCATGATGCTCTCGATAACTGGTATAAGATTGCCAATCAGGCCACTTGGTCTAACTTAGTTGAGGTACAATCGGTTTTTAGGAAAGCTGAAGCAGTAGGAAATTTTACAGTTTTTAATATTAAGGGGAATAAGTACCGCTTAATCGTAAGTATAGATTATGAAAAGCATTTAATTTATATCAAGTATATTCTGAATCACGCAGAATACGACTATAATAACTGGAAGAATGACCCTTACTTTTAA
- a CDS encoding ABC transporter ATP-binding protein — translation MNNEPIFQVRDVTKTYQMGEVNVQALKSVTIDLYAGEFVVLLGPSGSGKSTLLNILGGLDVPSFGQVKFYNRDLSTADDRALTRFRRECVGFVFQFYNLIPSLTAQENVALVTEIAPRPMRPREALGLVGLEHRLNHFPAQLSGGEQQRVAIARAIAKRPQVLLCDEPTGALDFQTGKLVLNVLERVNQELGTTTAVITHNAGIAAMADRVITMRSGEIISVHGNQTKIAPEDLDW, via the coding sequence ATGAACAATGAACCTATTTTCCAAGTGCGTGACGTGACTAAAACCTATCAGATGGGGGAGGTGAATGTTCAGGCACTAAAATCCGTTACTATTGACCTCTATGCAGGAGAATTTGTAGTATTGCTTGGTCCGTCTGGAAGTGGCAAGTCCACTCTGCTGAATATTCTCGGAGGACTTGATGTTCCCTCCTTCGGACAAGTTAAATTCTATAATCGTGATCTATCAACTGCTGATGATCGTGCTCTTACCCGCTTTCGTAGGGAGTGCGTCGGTTTTGTGTTCCAATTCTATAATTTGATTCCCAGCTTGACGGCTCAGGAAAATGTTGCTCTGGTGACCGAAATTGCTCCTCGTCCGATGCGTCCTCGGGAAGCTTTGGGACTAGTGGGACTGGAGCATCGCCTTAACCATTTTCCAGCTCAATTATCTGGGGGTGAACAACAACGGGTTGCGATCGCTCGTGCTATTGCCAAACGTCCTCAAGTGCTCCTATGTGATGAACCAACCGGAGCGTTAGACTTTCAGACCGGTAAGCTAGTATTGAATGTATTAGAGCGAGTGAATCAAGAATTGGGAACAACTACTGCTGTAATTACTCACAATGCTGGAATTGCGGCTATGGCAGATCGGGTGATTACCATGCGTAGTGGTGAGATTATTAGTGTACATGGTAATCAGACTAAGATTGCTCCTGAGGATTTAGACTGGTAA
- a CDS encoding transposase, which yields MIILEFKAKGKKHQYSAINEAIRTVQFIRNSCLRYWMDNKGVNKFDLSKYSAVLAKNFPFANELNSTARQSSAERAWSSIVRFFDNCKKKVPGKKGFPKFQKNCRSVEYKQSGWKLSPDKKSITFSDKKGIGKLKLKGTWDLWRFDKKQIKRVRIVRRADGYYVQFCVSVDIKEELEPTGVAIGLDVGLKDFYTDSAGKTEPNPRFYRTGEKRLKFYQRRVSRKKKGSSNRRKAVNRLGRHHLKISRQREEHAKRLARCVIRSNDLVAYEDLRVKNLTKNHCIAKSINDAGWYQFRKWMEHFGTKFGKVTVAVNPAYTSQNCSDCGEEVKKSLSTRTHTCKCGCQLDRDHNAAINILKRALSTVGHTGTWIIDPNASGDLTSTVLGSGQVQQVGSLSEESPSRD from the coding sequence ATGATTATCTTAGAATTCAAGGCAAAAGGTAAAAAACATCAATACTCTGCGATCAATGAAGCTATTCGGACAGTTCAATTTATCCGTAATAGCTGCCTCAGGTATTGGATGGACAATAAAGGAGTAAATAAATTTGACCTTAGCAAGTACAGTGCAGTTCTTGCCAAAAACTTCCCTTTTGCCAATGAATTGAACTCTACTGCTCGGCAATCTAGTGCCGAGAGGGCATGGTCATCAATTGTTCGATTCTTTGACAACTGCAAAAAGAAAGTACCTGGAAAGAAAGGTTTCCCTAAGTTCCAGAAAAACTGCCGCTCAGTGGAGTATAAGCAGTCTGGCTGGAAGTTGTCTCCTGACAAGAAGTCAATCACGTTTAGTGACAAAAAGGGGATTGGAAAACTCAAACTTAAGGGTACGTGGGACTTATGGCGTTTCGATAAAAAACAGATTAAGCGGGTTCGGATAGTCCGTCGGGCTGATGGTTACTATGTCCAGTTCTGTGTTTCAGTTGACATTAAAGAAGAACTAGAACCAACTGGTGTAGCCATTGGCTTAGACGTTGGACTAAAAGACTTCTATACTGATTCCGCTGGAAAAACTGAACCAAATCCCCGCTTTTACAGGACGGGAGAGAAGCGTCTTAAGTTCTATCAGCGCAGAGTTTCTAGAAAAAAGAAAGGCTCATCCAATCGTAGAAAAGCAGTCAATAGACTAGGCAGACATCACCTTAAAATAAGTAGGCAACGTGAAGAGCACGCTAAGAGACTGGCGCGCTGCGTAATCCGGTCTAACGATCTGGTCGCCTATGAAGATTTAAGGGTTAAAAACTTAACGAAAAATCACTGTATTGCCAAGTCTATTAATGATGCAGGTTGGTATCAATTTAGAAAATGGATGGAACACTTTGGCACCAAGTTTGGAAAGGTAACAGTTGCAGTAAATCCTGCATATACCAGCCAAAACTGTTCTGACTGTGGCGAAGAAGTTAAAAAGTCCCTATCAACTAGAACTCACACTTGTAAATGTGGCTGCCAGTTAGATAGAGACCATAATGCCGCTATAAACATCCTTAAACGAGCTTTGAGTACCGTGGGGCACACGGGAACTTGGATCATTGATCCGAACGCTTCAGGAGATCTGACCTCTACTGTTCTTGGCTCCGGCCAGGTTCAGCAAGTCGGGTCGTTGAGTGAAGAATCCCCGTCTCGCGATTAG
- a CDS encoding ABC transporter ATP-binding protein — protein MKPHSSYWQLRPYLRSQRLTLAQTLVCTLVFTVCWPLLLWLSEPFFAVVGQGKLVRSLQLAGLAAVVFLTQKIAQYCLYTLSAKASLQIALHLRQNVFNHLQRLSIGYFEAARTGDLTYRLTEDLDRIGEVIYKIVRDFIPCVLQLIVVLTAVIYINPELTLAIVIIAPLMGLLIGWFGEQIRKFSHRSQNRVSDLSAMLTEVFSGIRLIQAFAAEDYTLEKFSQEAENNRKAKYAAERLRAIQFPIVGFLEALCFLLLLLLGAWQIAEGNLTASKFVSYGIGVAMLIDPINILTQNYNEFKQGEASIDRIFELFALEPTVIEKPSATVLPPATGRVEYCNVSFAYQPGEPVLRNLNLEIAPGEAIALVGASGAGKTTLVNLLPRFYDPQAGEILIDGINIQDITLNSLRRQIGIVPQDTTLFSGTIAQNIAFGQLKPDFKAVQEAAKIANAHQFIIKLSQGYHTWVGERGINLSGGQRQRIAIARAVLLDPRILILDEATSALDSESEALVQEALERIMKDRTVFIIAHRLATVRRADRILVVEQGRIVESGNHEELLDKGGRYARFYAQQFN, from the coding sequence TTGAAACCCCACTCTAGTTACTGGCAACTGCGACCTTACCTTCGTTCCCAACGCTTAACTCTGGCTCAGACATTGGTTTGTACATTAGTATTCACCGTCTGCTGGCCCCTACTCCTTTGGCTATCTGAGCCCTTTTTTGCTGTCGTCGGACAGGGAAAACTGGTCAGGAGTCTTCAGCTAGCTGGGTTAGCTGCTGTTGTGTTTCTGACCCAGAAAATAGCGCAGTACTGTTTATATACCCTATCAGCAAAAGCTTCACTACAGATTGCCCTTCATTTACGCCAAAACGTTTTTAACCATTTGCAGCGCCTCAGTATTGGTTACTTTGAAGCTGCTAGAACTGGTGACCTTACCTACCGACTCACGGAAGATCTCGATCGGATTGGGGAGGTGATTTACAAAATTGTTCGTGATTTTATTCCTTGTGTCTTGCAACTCATTGTAGTACTAACTGCTGTCATCTATATTAATCCAGAACTAACCCTAGCCATAGTAATTATTGCACCATTGATGGGCTTGTTGATTGGTTGGTTTGGGGAGCAGATCCGGAAATTCTCCCATCGCAGCCAAAATCGGGTATCGGATTTGTCCGCAATGCTGACGGAAGTGTTTAGCGGGATTCGGTTAATCCAAGCTTTTGCCGCAGAAGACTATACCCTGGAAAAATTTAGTCAAGAAGCGGAAAACAACCGCAAAGCCAAGTATGCTGCTGAACGCCTCAGAGCAATTCAGTTTCCAATAGTTGGTTTTCTCGAAGCGTTGTGCTTTTTGTTACTATTATTGTTGGGAGCATGGCAGATTGCTGAGGGTAACCTCACCGCTTCCAAGTTTGTCAGTTACGGTATCGGTGTTGCCATGTTGATTGATCCGATCAACATCTTAACCCAAAACTATAATGAGTTCAAACAGGGAGAAGCATCGATAGACCGAATCTTTGAACTATTTGCCCTTGAGCCAACGGTAATCGAAAAGCCAAGCGCTACAGTTTTACCCCCAGCGACGGGTAGGGTGGAATACTGTAATGTCAGCTTTGCTTATCAACCTGGTGAGCCTGTACTGAGAAATTTGAATTTAGAAATTGCTCCGGGAGAGGCGATCGCATTAGTAGGCGCTTCGGGTGCTGGTAAAACTACTTTGGTTAATCTCCTGCCCCGCTTCTATGATCCGCAAGCTGGGGAAATCCTGATTGATGGGATCAATATCCAAGATATTACCCTCAATAGTCTAAGGCGTCAGATTGGGATTGTTCCCCAGGATACCACTCTCTTTTCAGGTACTATTGCTCAGAATATTGCCTTTGGTCAGTTAAAACCTGACTTTAAAGCTGTTCAGGAAGCGGCTAAGATTGCCAATGCTCACCAGTTCATTATTAAACTATCCCAAGGATATCACACTTGGGTAGGGGAGAGGGGAATTAATTTATCGGGAGGGCAACGACAACGGATTGCGATCGCACGAGCGGTACTGCTCGATCCTAGAATCTTGATTCTCGATGAAGCCACCTCCGCTTTAGACTCAGAATCAGAAGCCTTAGTACAAGAAGCCTTAGAACGGATTATGAAAGATCGCACTGTTTTTATTATTGCTCACCGATTGGCAACCGTGCGCCGTGCTGATCGGATTTTGGTAGTAGAACAAGGACGAATTGTTGAATCGGGAAACCATGAGGAACTGTTAGATAAAGGTGGTCGTTATGCTCGGTTTTATGCTCAGCAATTTAATTGA
- a CDS encoding leucyl aminopeptidase, translating into MEIRGIDTPRLDWTGDALAIGLFEDAVDLTGDLAELDQKLAGTITELIEETEFKGSANSSAVTRVGSGSPIRKIILVGLGKPDDLSLDTLRRGSATIARTAKQQKITTLGISLPVVNDDPTATAQVITEGIILALHQDDRFKSESEDKGAKLEQIDLLGLAGQEAGIDKAHKICEGVILARELVAAPANQVTPISLAQTAEELASEYGFSLEILDREACEELGMGAFLGVAKASDLPPKFIHMTYKPDGTPKRKLAIVGKGLTFDSGGLNIKGSGSGIETMKIDMGGAAATLGTAKVIGQLKPDVEVHFISAATENMISGHAMHPGDILTASNGKTIEVNNTDAEGRLTLADALVFAEKLEVDAIADLATLTGACVVALGNDIAGLWTTDETIAQQFKDAAEAAGEKLWQMPMEEKYFEGLKSQIADFKNTGPRAGGSITAALFLKEFVKETPWVHIDIAGTVWSEKENGCNNSGATGFPVRTLVNWVLSET; encoded by the coding sequence ATGGAAATTCGAGGGATCGATACACCACGGTTAGACTGGACTGGCGATGCCCTAGCCATTGGGTTATTTGAGGATGCTGTAGACCTGACTGGTGATTTAGCCGAGTTGGATCAGAAACTGGCTGGTACGATCACAGAATTGATCGAGGAAACAGAATTTAAGGGTAGCGCTAATAGTTCTGCTGTCACCCGTGTGGGATCCGGTAGCCCAATCCGTAAAATTATCCTGGTAGGATTGGGTAAACCTGATGACCTGAGCTTAGATACACTGCGCCGTGGGAGTGCCACAATTGCCCGGACTGCGAAACAGCAAAAGATTACAACTCTTGGAATTAGCCTACCTGTGGTTAATGATGACCCCACAGCAACAGCACAAGTGATCACTGAGGGGATAATCCTGGCACTACACCAAGATGATCGCTTTAAATCGGAATCCGAGGATAAGGGTGCAAAGCTCGAACAGATTGATTTACTGGGATTGGCTGGGCAAGAAGCAGGGATTGATAAGGCTCATAAAATCTGTGAAGGTGTAATTTTGGCACGAGAGTTGGTAGCAGCACCAGCTAATCAGGTGACACCGATTAGTTTGGCTCAGACAGCAGAGGAACTGGCATCAGAGTATGGTTTTTCCCTGGAAATCTTGGACAGGGAAGCCTGTGAAGAATTGGGAATGGGTGCTTTCCTAGGGGTTGCCAAAGCCTCAGATCTGCCCCCCAAGTTTATTCATATGACCTATAAACCTGATGGTACTCCAAAACGCAAATTAGCGATTGTGGGTAAGGGGTTAACCTTTGACTCTGGTGGCTTGAATATTAAAGGTTCTGGTAGTGGCATCGAGACTATGAAAATCGATATGGGGGGTGCGGCTGCTACTTTGGGGACTGCTAAGGTAATTGGTCAGTTAAAGCCAGATGTCGAAGTTCACTTTATCAGTGCGGCCACGGAGAATATGATTAGTGGTCATGCCATGCACCCAGGGGATATTCTTACTGCTTCTAATGGTAAGACGATTGAGGTCAATAATACCGATGCAGAAGGAAGACTGACCCTAGCAGATGCTTTAGTGTTTGCCGAAAAATTAGAGGTGGATGCGATCGCAGATTTAGCTACCTTGACTGGTGCCTGTGTTGTAGCATTGGGCAATGATATTGCTGGTTTATGGACAACTGATGAAACAATAGCGCAACAGTTTAAAGATGCAGCAGAAGCGGCTGGTGAAAAATTATGGCAGATGCCCATGGAAGAAAAGTACTTTGAGGGATTAAAATCTCAAATTGCTGATTTCAAAAATACTGGGCCCCGTGCAGGTGGTTCGATTACGGCAGCCTTGTTCTTGAAGGAATTTGTTAAGGAAACTCCTTGGGTACATATCGATATTGCTGGAACAGTTTGGAGTGAAAAAGAAAATGGTTGTAATAATTCTGGTGCCACTGGATTTCCAGTTCGTACTTTGGTGAATTGGGTATTGAGTGAGACTTAG
- a CDS encoding helicase-related protein produces the protein MVTSPALPAKQLIPNTTIVKVHASTRPEYCPQCNSPFFIKSNKDANCNKCNKSFIASKSKKHSNWNRQLQQTQEAFQNNQFPLLIATKGYGMGIDKRNIRFIIHHALASSLEAYYQEAGRAGRDSKHSHVALMYLPPHQECKEKHIYAGELEPPCVSNGQHYIRHYCKYYKNHLCDYGLQAHFIKDDYRGIEKDTNRVIKIYRHLESKETITFKNDQADNKQQISLYRLQQLGVVKEYSKHYSKGFSGWYEVDYNADWSIKEIANKLK, from the coding sequence ATGGTAACATCTCCTGCCTTACCCGCCAAGCAGCTAATTCCTAACACTACAATAGTCAAAGTTCACGCAAGTACTCGACCAGAGTATTGCCCACAATGTAATTCACCGTTTTTTATCAAATCTAATAAAGATGCTAATTGTAACAAGTGTAATAAATCTTTTATAGCCAGTAAAAGTAAGAAGCATTCAAATTGGAATAGGCAACTTCAACAAACTCAGGAAGCTTTCCAAAACAATCAATTTCCTTTGTTAATAGCTACCAAAGGATATGGTATGGGTATTGATAAGCGCAATATTCGCTTTATTATTCACCATGCTCTTGCTAGTAGTTTAGAAGCATATTACCAAGAAGCAGGACGTGCTGGTCGTGACAGTAAGCACTCCCATGTAGCTTTGATGTATTTACCACCACATCAAGAGTGCAAAGAAAAACATATTTATGCTGGTGAACTTGAGCCACCCTGCGTTTCTAACGGTCAGCATTATATCCGTCATTACTGCAAGTATTACAAAAATCATTTGTGTGATTACGGCCTCCAAGCCCACTTTATTAAAGATGATTATCGAGGCATAGAAAAGGACACTAATCGGGTTATCAAAATTTATCGGCATCTTGAATCGAAAGAAACAATTACATTTAAAAATGATCAAGCTGATAACAAACAGCAAATTTCCCTTTATCGATTGCAGCAACTAGGAGTTGTCAAAGAATATTCTAAGCATTACTCTAAAGGTTTTAGCGGTTGGTATGAAGTAGACTATAACGCTGATTGGTCTATAAAAGAAATAGCTAATAAACTCAAATAA
- the ltrA gene encoding group II intron reverse transcriptase/maturase: MKKNITEMRSGTGNGTEIEDWQEINWKIVNRQVFKIQKRIFKATQLTQSNGSWKKVVNLMKLLINSKSALLLAIQRVTQINKGKGTAGVDGITALTHEQRTNLIKKWNWSKVNPTKGVYIPKRNGKKRPLGIPTINDRIGQAILKMAYEPVFEVYFEPGSYGFRPGRSCHDAIQDVFSTLKKGSSHRWVLDADIKAAFDNISHEFIIEKIKGFPKRNVVLKWLKAGYMEETKFYETKTGTPQGGIISPLIANVALDGIQEWISKPMETITYKTRNRGKNIKNKKEVNKYKFARYADDFVITSQTRENLEEIIPQLESWLAQRGLKLNKAKTQIRDIRKEGFSFLGFDIRQFKGKTLRYGSNRYKRFAHKMRINAKPNAKRIPSPNAKLKEEECYSCFIIPAKKETKEFLTNIREYLKNEGRVLSFDTVLNRLNSKIIGWLNYYRFVCSKKTFRKIRKEVLDAIYRYLKRKHPKKSWKWIKRKYYTKIDQDPHNPYADIKGKRKNREVLVNAAKDVPIIRFEKVKGKNSPFDPTLIEYWKKRQTKWGKTKFAKGSKYEQIYTRQKGICPICGKPICLDEAFEVHHIVPIRDGGNNSKANLMILHQHCHKAKNKHLHKRVD; the protein is encoded by the coding sequence TTGAAAAAGAATATTACGGAGATGAGAAGTGGAACCGGTAACGGTACTGAAATCGAAGACTGGCAAGAGATTAATTGGAAAATTGTCAACCGCCAGGTATTCAAAATTCAAAAGAGAATATTCAAGGCCACCCAACTTACACAATCTAATGGCAGCTGGAAAAAAGTAGTAAACCTGATGAAGTTGTTAATAAACAGCAAATCAGCACTACTACTGGCAATACAAAGGGTAACACAGATTAATAAAGGCAAGGGAACTGCGGGAGTAGACGGAATAACCGCTCTAACTCATGAACAGAGAACCAACCTAATTAAAAAGTGGAACTGGAGTAAAGTAAATCCAACCAAGGGAGTATACATACCGAAACGGAACGGTAAGAAAAGACCTCTGGGAATACCCACCATAAACGACCGAATTGGTCAAGCCATCCTAAAAATGGCATATGAACCGGTATTTGAAGTGTATTTTGAACCAGGAAGTTACGGATTCCGACCCGGAAGGAGTTGTCACGATGCCATCCAAGATGTCTTCTCAACCTTGAAGAAAGGGAGTTCTCACAGATGGGTGCTAGATGCAGATATCAAAGCTGCATTTGACAATATCTCTCATGAATTCATAATCGAGAAGATAAAAGGATTTCCAAAAAGGAACGTCGTACTGAAATGGTTAAAGGCTGGATACATGGAAGAAACCAAATTCTATGAAACCAAAACAGGGACACCTCAAGGCGGAATAATAAGTCCACTAATAGCAAATGTTGCACTGGATGGTATACAGGAATGGATTTCCAAACCTATGGAAACCATTACATATAAAACCAGAAACAGGGGCAAGAACATCAAAAATAAAAAGGAGGTAAACAAATATAAATTTGCTAGATATGCGGACGATTTTGTTATAACCAGTCAAACCAGGGAAAATCTTGAAGAGATAATCCCTCAGTTAGAATCATGGTTAGCCCAAAGAGGATTGAAACTGAATAAAGCTAAGACTCAAATCAGAGATATCAGAAAAGAGGGATTCTCATTCCTCGGATTTGATATACGGCAATTCAAAGGCAAGACACTCAGGTATGGAAGCAACAGGTATAAACGTTTTGCTCACAAAATGAGAATTAACGCCAAACCTAATGCAAAACGGATACCTTCCCCTAATGCCAAATTAAAAGAAGAAGAGTGTTACTCATGCTTCATAATACCTGCTAAGAAGGAAACCAAAGAATTCCTAACCAATATACGGGAATATCTCAAGAATGAAGGAAGAGTGTTGAGCTTCGATACGGTGTTAAATAGACTCAACTCTAAAATCATAGGATGGCTAAATTACTACCGTTTTGTATGCTCCAAAAAGACATTTCGGAAAATCAGGAAAGAGGTATTAGATGCCATATACAGGTACCTAAAAAGGAAACATCCTAAGAAGTCCTGGAAATGGATTAAACGGAAGTACTACACAAAAATTGACCAAGACCCTCACAATCCATATGCCGACATCAAAGGTAAAAGGAAGAACAGAGAAGTCTTAGTCAACGCTGCCAAGGATGTACCTATAATCAGATTTGAGAAGGTAAAAGGGAAAAATTCACCATTTGACCCCACACTAATCGAATACTGGAAAAAGCGCCAAACGAAATGGGGTAAAACCAAATTCGCTAAAGGCAGCAAATATGAACAAATCTACACCAGACAAAAAGGCATATGCCCTATATGCGGAAAGCCAATTTGTTTGGACGAAGCGTTCGAGGTACATCATATAGTGCCAATCAGGGATGGAGGCAACAACAGCAAGGCGAATCTAATGATTCTACACCAACACTGTCATAAAGCCAAAAATAAACATCTACACAAAAGGGTGGACTGA
- a CDS encoding transcriptional regulator codes for MIKTEEDNEKALAFVEELMHRPKRTPEEDEIYELLITLIEKFEQDYYSPGIRSEPQSMLLFLMDQKDIKPADLVGIIGSQKTVDDIVNGKREISKYQAKTLGIFFQVDPSLFM; via the coding sequence ATGATTAAAACAGAAGAAGATAATGAAAAAGCTTTAGCTTTTGTAGAAGAGTTAATGCACCGACCTAAACGAACACCAGAAGAAGATGAAATTTATGAATTGCTGATTACATTAATTGAAAAATTTGAACAAGACTATTACTCACCAGGGATTAGATCTGAGCCTCAGTCTATGTTACTTTTTTTAATGGATCAAAAAGACATAAAACCAGCGGATTTAGTGGGAATTATTGGCTCTCAAAAAACCGTTGATGACATCGTTAATGGAAAACGAGAAATTAGCAAATATCAAGCCAAAACGTTGGGAATTTTTTTTCAAGTTGATCCAAGTTTGTTTATGTAA
- a CDS encoding ABC transporter permease gives MNSLDRKLLRDLWQLRGQVIAITLVVACGIASFVLARSAYSSLGLTQDTYYNRYHFAQVFASLKRAPESLKSQIGAIPGIAQTQTRIVVDVTLDVPGLTEPATGRLISIPERRISILNDLFIRQGRYIEPGRGDEVLVSEAFAQANQLNLGDTMGAIINGRWEKLRIVGIALSPEYVYEVRGAGEIFPDNRRFGVVWIGREALGKAFDLDGAFNDVSLSLIPGAQEREIISRLDRLLERYGGNGAYGREDQLSHQILADELSSLEVSATFMPSIFLAIASFLLHVVLSRLIGTQREQIAVLKAFGYSNLTIGIHYLKFVLAIVSVGGILGTMVGLGLGNGLTQAYAEFFRFPLLRYDVSSDLVATAILVSFTAAAIGGLMAVRRAISLPPAQAMRPEPPAEFKPTIIERLGLQQFFSPAGRIILRNLERKPIQAFLSIMGIAVAVAILLTGLYISDALTYLMDFQFRQVQREDLTIIFNQPRPARTRYEITHLPGVIRSEPFRIVPVRLRFDHHTYRSALTGIDPAGEFRRLLDKNSYTVHLQPDGVVMTTKLAEILGVTPGNTLTVEVLEGSRPVRQIPVVGLVDELLGVSVYMDIDALNRLMREGQTISGAYLSVDPHLASQLYYRLKRLPAITGITTREASLESFEEISAKPLQVFTAVLVIFACIITFSVVYNSARIALSERRRELASLRIMGFTHAEIAFILLGEQVILTLLALPIGFGLGYGLAALMSLAYNSELYRFPLIITKDTYAFTFVIVIVAALCSGLIIRRQLNRLDLIAVLKTRE, from the coding sequence ATGAATTCCCTAGACCGTAAACTCTTACGTGACCTATGGCAATTGCGAGGTCAGGTAATAGCGATCACATTAGTAGTAGCCTGTGGCATTGCTAGCTTTGTCCTAGCCAGGAGTGCCTATAGCTCTTTGGGACTAACCCAAGACACATATTACAACCGCTACCATTTTGCCCAAGTTTTCGCTTCCCTCAAACGCGCCCCAGAAAGCCTCAAATCCCAAATTGGTGCTATTCCCGGTATTGCCCAAACCCAAACTCGGATTGTGGTTGATGTCACCCTTGATGTGCCTGGTTTAACAGAACCAGCTACAGGAAGACTGATCTCAATTCCTGAGCGTCGTATTTCCATACTCAATGACTTATTTATTCGTCAGGGTCGCTATATTGAACCAGGACGAGGAGATGAAGTACTCGTCAGTGAAGCTTTCGCCCAAGCCAATCAACTCAACTTGGGTGATACCATGGGTGCCATCATTAATGGACGTTGGGAAAAATTGCGAATAGTAGGAATTGCCCTATCACCAGAATACGTTTATGAAGTGCGAGGTGCTGGAGAAATCTTCCCAGATAATCGGCGATTTGGAGTGGTTTGGATAGGTCGAGAAGCCTTGGGTAAAGCCTTCGACCTTGATGGTGCCTTTAACGATGTCAGCCTTTCCTTAATTCCAGGGGCTCAAGAAAGGGAAATTATTAGCCGTTTGGATCGATTACTGGAACGCTACGGTGGTAATGGTGCTTATGGAAGGGAAGATCAGTTATCCCATCAAATTCTAGCAGATGAACTCAGCAGTTTGGAAGTCTCTGCTACCTTTATGCCTTCGATTTTTTTAGCGATCGCATCTTTCCTGTTGCATGTTGTCCTCTCTCGCCTAATCGGAACCCAACGGGAGCAAATTGCTGTGCTCAAAGCCTTTGGTTACAGTAACCTAACCATCGGTATCCATTATCTTAAATTTGTCCTTGCCATTGTCAGTGTAGGAGGTATCCTTGGCACCATGGTTGGTCTTGGGCTTGGCAATGGACTAACCCAAGCTTATGCTGAATTTTTTCGCTTTCCCCTACTACGCTATGACGTCAGCTCAGACTTAGTCGCCACCGCCATCTTAGTCAGCTTTACCGCAGCAGCAATTGGTGGACTAATGGCGGTACGTCGGGCAATTTCCCTTCCTCCAGCCCAAGCCATGCGTCCCGAACCCCCAGCTGAATTCAAACCTACCATTATTGAACGACTAGGTCTACAGCAGTTTTTCTCCCCTGCCGGTCGTATTATCCTCCGTAATTTGGAACGCAAGCCCATCCAAGCCTTCCTATCCATTATGGGAATAGCTGTTGCTGTAGCAATTCTCCTGACTGGGTTGTACATCTCAGATGCACTGACATACCTGATGGATTTTCAATTCCGCCAAGTACAACGGGAAGATCTCACCATTATCTTTAATCAACCCCGTCCCGCACGTACCCGTTACGAAATTACTCACTTACCAGGAGTGATTCGTTCCGAACCATTCCGCATCGTACCAGTACGTTTACGCTTTGACCATCATACCTATCGCAGTGCTTTAACTGGAATTGACCCAGCCGGAGAATTCCGCCGTCTGCTAGACAAGAATTCGTACACCGTGCATCTACAGCCAGACGGAGTTGTCATGACTACCAAACTAGCCGAAATCCTAGGTGTTACTCCTGGAAATACCCTAACCGTGGAAGTCCTGGAAGGAAGCCGTCCCGTGCGTCAAATTCCTGTAGTCGGCTTGGTAGATGAACTCCTCGGTGTCTCAGTATATATGGATATCGATGCCCTCAACCGACTGATGCGAGAAGGACAAACTATTTCTGGTGCTTACCTTTCTGTTGATCCTCACCTTGCTAGTCAGCTTTACTATCGCCTCAAACGTCTACCCGCTATTACCGGTATTACCACCCGTGAAGCTAGCCTGGAAAGCTTTGAGGAAATTAGTGCTAAACCTCTGCAAGTCTTTACAGCAGTACTAGTAATTTTTGCCTGCATTATTACCTTTAGCGTAGTCTACAACTCAGCACGGATTGCCCTATCAGAAAGAAGACGAGAATTAGCCAGTCTCAGGATTATGGGATTCACTCATGCTGAAATTGCCTTTATTCTCCTAGGTGAACAAGTTATTCTTACCCTACTTGCCCTTCCTATTGGTTTTGGACTCGGATACGGTTTAGCTGCTTTAATGTCTCTTGCCTATAATTCTGAACTTTACCGTTTTCCCTTAATTATTACTAAAGATACCTATGCTTTTACATTTGTTATCGTAATAGTAGCAGCATTATGTTCTGGGTTAATTATCCGTAGACAGCTGAATCGTCTGGACTTAATCGCTGTTTTGAAAACCAGGGAATAA